From Stigmatopora nigra isolate UIUO_SnigA chromosome 5, RoL_Snig_1.1, whole genome shotgun sequence, a single genomic window includes:
- the aasdh gene encoding beta-alanine-activating enzyme isoform X2, with product MDSSGTLHELVARSGSLHAHRVAVTFDGGSLSDGPVSLLYRELLTLSSELCRILQHYCSHNNGVLGLYCNDDLFIPVWILGILQIPAAYVPLDPGAPGLVSSRVMKKCGLKFCAVKNDLIQGFRAAFTPHMSVEVCTELPKFKLTLVRVQTLMGEEHDVAKPEASLEGGGALAYVLHTSGTTGPPKIVRVPHECILPNILHLRSLFQVSCNDVVFLASPLTFDPSVVDIFLALSSGAQLLVVPTVLKKIPRRLSELLFRRHKTTLMQVTPTLLSRFGPTLLQQEVLSRNSPLRVLALGGEACPSALSSWRHHDNTTEVFNLYGITEVSCWATCYKIPPGSSASDVHLGSPLIGTKVEVRDQNGGVLTEGEGQVFIGGEQRVCLLDQEELAIAGTMRPTGDWVDLKDGRMFYRGRKDRRIKRHGKCVNLDHVQQLLTSLAEVESCFVLLHEASRLLAFVVPKDDGPPPSPDLNSHLLKRLSPLLPSYAIPDTLMFIPALPLTPHGKVNSRALVKIYQRQRLNANPSREDVNGMKKTLQTLWQDALGHDTSSTLDEDSRFLFSGGDSLKALRLCEDILTATGVVSPQLLEAILDGTFADVLRLLVAPEKRGRLTVASDDAPPFKMLKKEHQVGGDSRGAAVAALAERWSSDTGRCVDASPTLLVQVKEDATRTSVFIGSHSHRMQALDLDSGCLLWERVLGGRIEASAAVSPCGRYVVVGCYDGGVYMLSIESGETRWVFKTGDAVKSCPAADAQTGWMMVGSHDGFVYALDLQAKKCTWKRDCECGAVFSSPDLNTTRRHLYAATLGGKLLCLHPDSGDILWSLRRNAPFFSSPKALGDAGVAIGSVDGNILFFDVDGTLLWQFPTDGPVFSSPRVTSDLQRLLCGSHDGRLHCLKAADGTPLWTFRTAGKVFGSPCVFDDERRGQLVGVASTDGTVYILDGDDGSEVCSRTLPGELFSSPAFWTITHNLIIIATEK from the exons atggATTCCAGTGGCACTCTCCACGAACTCGTAGCCAGATCCGGCTCTCTTCATGCCCATCGAGTGGCGGTGACATTCGATGGCGGATCTTTGTCGGACGGTCCTGTGTCGCTCCTTTACCGTGAACTGCTCACACTTTCAAGCGAACTTTGTCGCATTCTGCAGCATTACTGCAGTCACAATAATGGCGTATTAGGACTTTATTGCAACGACGATCTTTTCATACCGGTGTGGATCCTTGG CATCCTGCAAATACCTGCTGCCTACGTTCCATTGGATCCTGGAGCTCCAGGGCTGGTCTCCTCCCGTGTTATGAAAAAATGTGGACTCAAGTTCTGTGCTGTGAAGAACGATCTTATCCAG GGTTTCCGGGCAGCCTTCACCCCGCATATGAGCGTGGAGGTATGCACAGAGTTACCGAAGTTCAAACTCACCCTGGTTCGGGTCCAGACTCTGATGGGGGAGGAGCATGATGTTGCAAAACCAGAAGCTTCGCTCgaagggggaggagctttgGCATATGTGTTGCACACATCCGGAACGACGGGTCCGCCAAAAATTGTGCGGGTACCCCACGAGTGTATACTTCCCAACATCCTGCACCTCAG GAGTTTATTCCAGGTGAGTTGCAACGACGTGGTCTTCCTAGCGTCGCCGTTGACCTTCGACCCCTCGGTAGTGGACATATTCCTGGCGTTATCATCCGGTGCTCAACTTCTGGTCGTGCCAACCGTGCTCAAGAAAATTCCTCGGCGGCTGAGCGAACTTCTCTTTCGCCGTCACAAGACCACACTCATGCAG GTGACTCCCACACTGCTGTCTCGCTTCGGCCCGACACTCCTCCAACAGGAAGTGCTGTCACGCAACTCGCCATTGCGCGTCCTAGCCTTGGGCGGCGAGGCGTGCCCGTCGGCGCTAAGTTCGTGGCGCCACCACGACAACACTACTGAGGTGTTTAACCTTTATGGCATCACTGAGGTGTCATGCTGGGCCACCTGCTATAAAATCCCTCCTGGAAGCTCCGCCTCCGACGTGCATTTGGGGAGCCCCCTGATTGGCACCAAGGTGGAGGTGAGGGACCAAAATGGCGGCGTGCTGACGGAAGGGGAGGGTCAAGTGTTCATAG GTGGGGAGCAGAGGGTGTGTCTTCTGGACCAGGAAGAATTGGCCATTGCCGGGACTATGAGGCCCACCGGAGACTGGGTGGACTTGAAAGACGGGCGGATGTTCTACCGCGGACGAAAAGATAGAAGAATCAAGCGTCATGGCAAATGTGTTAACCTTGACCATGTGCAGCAG CTGCTCACGAGTCTGGCCGAGGTGGAATCCTGCTTCGTACTCCTACACGAGGCCTCACGACTCCTCGCCTTCGTGGTCCCAAAAGATGACGGCCCTCCACCCTCGCCTGACCTGAATAGCCACCTTCTGAAGCGACTGTCTCCATTGCTTCCTTCCTACGCCATTCCTGACACGTTGATGTTCATCCCTGCCTTACCGCTGACTCCTCACg GCAAAGTGAACAGTCGGGCATTGGTCAAAATCTACCAGAGGCAGCGTTTGAATGCCAATCCGTCGCGTGAAGATGTGAATGGGATGAAGAAAACCTTGCAAACGTTGTGGCAG GACGCTCTTGGTCACGACACAAGCTCCACTTTGGACGAGGACTCGCGTTTTCTGTTCAGTGGGGGGGATTCCCTGAAGGCGCTCCGGCTATGCGAAGACATCTTGACCGCCACAGGGGTCGTCTCGCCTCAACTCTTGGAGGCTATCCTCGACGGGACCTTCGCCGACGTCCTGCGCCTCTTGGTGGCGCCGGAGAAAAGAGGGCGGCTCACAGTGGCCTCAGATGACGCCCcgccttttaaaatgttaaaaaaagaacatcaagTGGGCGGAGATAGTAGAGGCGCGGCGGTGGCGGCCCTCGCCGAGCGCTGGTCTTCGGACACTGGCAGATGCGTGGATGCTTCGCCAACACTTCTCGTCCAGGTGAAGGAAGACGCCACCAGAACAAGCGTGTTCATTGGCTCGCATTCACATAGGATGCAAGCGCTGGACTTGGATAGCGGATGCCTGCTTTGGGAGAGAGTCCTCGGGGGACGCATCGAGGCGTCGGCAGCGGTCTCGCCGTGTGGCCGCTATGTGGTCGTAG GTTGCTATGATGGAGGTGTCTACATGCTGAGCATCGAGTCCGGGGAGACACGCTGGGTCTTTAAAACGGGCGACGCCGTCAAGAGTTGCCCCGCTGCTGACGCCCAGACGGGTTGGATGATGGTGGGCTCACATGATGGTTTTGTCTACGCGCTGGACCTCCAG GCTAAAAAGTGCACTTGGAAGCGCGACTGCGAGTGTGGGGCCGTCTTTTCCTCCCCCGACCTGAATACAACTCGCCGCCATTTATACGCCGCTACTCTCGGCGGAAAGTTGCTCTGTCTGCATCCG GACAGCGGCGACATCTTGTGGTCGCTCCGCAGGAATGCTCCCTTCTTCTCCTCGCCGAAGGCGCTCGGAGATGCCGGTGTGGCCATCGGATCCGTGGATGGAAACATTCTGTTCTTTGACGTCGACGGCACGCTG CTTTGGCAATTCCCAACAGACGGCCCAGTTTTCTCGTCGCCACGCGTGACCTCCGACCTCCAACGTCTCCTGTGCGGCTCTCACGACGGCCGCCTGCACTGCCTAAAAGCCGCCGACGGCACCCCGCTCTGGACCTTCCGGACGGCGGGCAAAGTGTTCGGCAGCCCCTGCGTCTTTGACGACGAGCGGCGAGGACAACTGGTGGGCGTGGCCTCCACCGACGGCACCGTCTACATCCTGGACGGCGACGACGGCAGCGAGGTGTGTTCGCGGACGCTTCCCGGAGAGCTTTTCTCCTCGCCAGCG
- the aasdh gene encoding beta-alanine-activating enzyme isoform X1: MDSSGTLHELVARSGSLHAHRVAVTFDGGSLSDGPVSLLYRELLTLSSELCRILQHYCSHNNGVLGLYCNDDLFIPVWILGILQIPAAYVPLDPGAPGLVSSRVMKKCGLKFCAVKNDLIQGFRAAFTPHMSVEVCTELPKFKLTLVRVQTLMGEEHDVAKPEASLEGGGALAYVLHTSGTTGPPKIVRVPHECILPNILHLRSLFQVSCNDVVFLASPLTFDPSVVDIFLALSSGAQLLVVPTVLKKIPRRLSELLFRRHKTTLMQVTPTLLSRFGPTLLQQEVLSRNSPLRVLALGGEACPSALSSWRHHDNTTEVFNLYGITEVSCWATCYKIPPGSSASDVHLGSPLIGTKVEVRDQNGGVLTEGEGQVFIGGEQRVCLLDQEELAIAGTMRPTGDWVDLKDGRMFYRGRKDRRIKRHGKCVNLDHVQQLLTSLAEVESCFVLLHEASRLLAFVVPKDDGPPPSPDLNSHLLKRLSPLLPSYAIPDTLMFIPALPLTPHGKVNSRALVKIYQRQRLNANPSREDVNGMKKTLQTLWQDALGHDTSSTLDEDSRFLFSGGDSLKALRLCEDILTATGVVSPQLLEAILDGTFADVLRLLVAPEKRGRLTVASDDAPPFKMLKKEHQVGGDSRGAAVAALAERWSSDTGRCVDASPTLLVQVKEDATRTSVFIGSHSHRMQALDLDSGCLLWERVLGGRIEASAAVSPCGRYVVVGCYDGGVYMLSIESGETRWVFKTGDAVKSCPAADAQTGWMMVGSHDGFVYALDLQAKKCTWKRDCECGAVFSSPDLNTTRRHLYAATLGGKLLCLHPDSGDILWSLRRNAPFFSSPKALGDAGVAIGSVDGNILFFDVDGTLLWQFPTDGPVFSSPRVTSDLQRLLCGSHDGRLHCLKAADGTPLWTFRTAGKVFGSPCVFDDERRGQLVGVASTDGTVYILDGDDGSEVCSRTLPGELFSSPAVRGHSLVIGCRNDYVYCLQIGI; encoded by the exons atggATTCCAGTGGCACTCTCCACGAACTCGTAGCCAGATCCGGCTCTCTTCATGCCCATCGAGTGGCGGTGACATTCGATGGCGGATCTTTGTCGGACGGTCCTGTGTCGCTCCTTTACCGTGAACTGCTCACACTTTCAAGCGAACTTTGTCGCATTCTGCAGCATTACTGCAGTCACAATAATGGCGTATTAGGACTTTATTGCAACGACGATCTTTTCATACCGGTGTGGATCCTTGG CATCCTGCAAATACCTGCTGCCTACGTTCCATTGGATCCTGGAGCTCCAGGGCTGGTCTCCTCCCGTGTTATGAAAAAATGTGGACTCAAGTTCTGTGCTGTGAAGAACGATCTTATCCAG GGTTTCCGGGCAGCCTTCACCCCGCATATGAGCGTGGAGGTATGCACAGAGTTACCGAAGTTCAAACTCACCCTGGTTCGGGTCCAGACTCTGATGGGGGAGGAGCATGATGTTGCAAAACCAGAAGCTTCGCTCgaagggggaggagctttgGCATATGTGTTGCACACATCCGGAACGACGGGTCCGCCAAAAATTGTGCGGGTACCCCACGAGTGTATACTTCCCAACATCCTGCACCTCAG GAGTTTATTCCAGGTGAGTTGCAACGACGTGGTCTTCCTAGCGTCGCCGTTGACCTTCGACCCCTCGGTAGTGGACATATTCCTGGCGTTATCATCCGGTGCTCAACTTCTGGTCGTGCCAACCGTGCTCAAGAAAATTCCTCGGCGGCTGAGCGAACTTCTCTTTCGCCGTCACAAGACCACACTCATGCAG GTGACTCCCACACTGCTGTCTCGCTTCGGCCCGACACTCCTCCAACAGGAAGTGCTGTCACGCAACTCGCCATTGCGCGTCCTAGCCTTGGGCGGCGAGGCGTGCCCGTCGGCGCTAAGTTCGTGGCGCCACCACGACAACACTACTGAGGTGTTTAACCTTTATGGCATCACTGAGGTGTCATGCTGGGCCACCTGCTATAAAATCCCTCCTGGAAGCTCCGCCTCCGACGTGCATTTGGGGAGCCCCCTGATTGGCACCAAGGTGGAGGTGAGGGACCAAAATGGCGGCGTGCTGACGGAAGGGGAGGGTCAAGTGTTCATAG GTGGGGAGCAGAGGGTGTGTCTTCTGGACCAGGAAGAATTGGCCATTGCCGGGACTATGAGGCCCACCGGAGACTGGGTGGACTTGAAAGACGGGCGGATGTTCTACCGCGGACGAAAAGATAGAAGAATCAAGCGTCATGGCAAATGTGTTAACCTTGACCATGTGCAGCAG CTGCTCACGAGTCTGGCCGAGGTGGAATCCTGCTTCGTACTCCTACACGAGGCCTCACGACTCCTCGCCTTCGTGGTCCCAAAAGATGACGGCCCTCCACCCTCGCCTGACCTGAATAGCCACCTTCTGAAGCGACTGTCTCCATTGCTTCCTTCCTACGCCATTCCTGACACGTTGATGTTCATCCCTGCCTTACCGCTGACTCCTCACg GCAAAGTGAACAGTCGGGCATTGGTCAAAATCTACCAGAGGCAGCGTTTGAATGCCAATCCGTCGCGTGAAGATGTGAATGGGATGAAGAAAACCTTGCAAACGTTGTGGCAG GACGCTCTTGGTCACGACACAAGCTCCACTTTGGACGAGGACTCGCGTTTTCTGTTCAGTGGGGGGGATTCCCTGAAGGCGCTCCGGCTATGCGAAGACATCTTGACCGCCACAGGGGTCGTCTCGCCTCAACTCTTGGAGGCTATCCTCGACGGGACCTTCGCCGACGTCCTGCGCCTCTTGGTGGCGCCGGAGAAAAGAGGGCGGCTCACAGTGGCCTCAGATGACGCCCcgccttttaaaatgttaaaaaaagaacatcaagTGGGCGGAGATAGTAGAGGCGCGGCGGTGGCGGCCCTCGCCGAGCGCTGGTCTTCGGACACTGGCAGATGCGTGGATGCTTCGCCAACACTTCTCGTCCAGGTGAAGGAAGACGCCACCAGAACAAGCGTGTTCATTGGCTCGCATTCACATAGGATGCAAGCGCTGGACTTGGATAGCGGATGCCTGCTTTGGGAGAGAGTCCTCGGGGGACGCATCGAGGCGTCGGCAGCGGTCTCGCCGTGTGGCCGCTATGTGGTCGTAG GTTGCTATGATGGAGGTGTCTACATGCTGAGCATCGAGTCCGGGGAGACACGCTGGGTCTTTAAAACGGGCGACGCCGTCAAGAGTTGCCCCGCTGCTGACGCCCAGACGGGTTGGATGATGGTGGGCTCACATGATGGTTTTGTCTACGCGCTGGACCTCCAG GCTAAAAAGTGCACTTGGAAGCGCGACTGCGAGTGTGGGGCCGTCTTTTCCTCCCCCGACCTGAATACAACTCGCCGCCATTTATACGCCGCTACTCTCGGCGGAAAGTTGCTCTGTCTGCATCCG GACAGCGGCGACATCTTGTGGTCGCTCCGCAGGAATGCTCCCTTCTTCTCCTCGCCGAAGGCGCTCGGAGATGCCGGTGTGGCCATCGGATCCGTGGATGGAAACATTCTGTTCTTTGACGTCGACGGCACGCTG CTTTGGCAATTCCCAACAGACGGCCCAGTTTTCTCGTCGCCACGCGTGACCTCCGACCTCCAACGTCTCCTGTGCGGCTCTCACGACGGCCGCCTGCACTGCCTAAAAGCCGCCGACGGCACCCCGCTCTGGACCTTCCGGACGGCGGGCAAAGTGTTCGGCAGCCCCTGCGTCTTTGACGACGAGCGGCGAGGACAACTGGTGGGCGTGGCCTCCACCGACGGCACCGTCTACATCCTGGACGGCGACGACGGCAGCGAGGTGTGTTCGCGGACGCTTCCCGGAGAGCTTTTCTCCTCGCCAGCGGTACGTGGACACTCACTGGTCATCGGATGTCGGAATGATTACGTGTATTGTTTACAAATAGGCATTTAG